From one Musa acuminata AAA Group cultivar baxijiao chromosome BXJ2-6, Cavendish_Baxijiao_AAA, whole genome shotgun sequence genomic stretch:
- the LOC135613798 gene encoding probable alpha,alpha-trehalose-phosphate synthase [UDP-forming] 7, protein MEEAVNLDWVGVAGPLMKRYMEATKHPTLEIKHSAIVWRYEEVDPARAKEMVDLMKDLLLHEPVAIKSGHRSIEVHPQGINKGSVVRKVLSAMADDQNRADFVLFIGDDSSDQDMFEFFATDKHKDVVAPRATVITCTVANKASKAKYYLENIDGVKSLLVSLAERARSLSRSKLLTLTEQQ, encoded by the exons ATGGAGGAAGCCGTCAACCTCGATTGGGTCGGTGTCGCGGGGCCACTGATGAAACGGTACATGGAGGCCACGAAGCATCCGACGTTGGAGATCAAACACAGTGCAATCGTGTGGCGGTATGAAGAGGTAGACCCTGCACGGGCAAAGGAGATGGTGGACCTTATGAAGGATTTGCTACTACACGAACCAGTAGCGATCAAGAGTGGCCATCGTAGCATCGAAGTCCATCCGCAG GGAATCAACAAAGGCTCGGTGGTCAGGAAGGTCCTCTCGGCGATGGCTGACGACCAGAATCGAGCGGACTTTGTGCTGTTCATCGGCGACGACTCCTCAGACCAGGACATGTTCGAATTTTTCGCCACGGATAAGCACAAGGATGTGGTTGCTCCCcgtgccaccgtgatcacttgcaCGGTTGCCAATAAGGCCAGCAAAGCCAAGTATTACCTGGAAAACATTGACGGAGTCAAAAGTCTGCTCGTCTCCCTTGCTGAACGCGCAAGGTCGCTGTCGAGATCTAAGCTGCTTACGTTAACCGAACAACAATGA